From Demequina lutea, a single genomic window includes:
- a CDS encoding TatD family hydrolase, with protein sequence MSTVAWATPPEALPSPVVDNHCHLDFPYRGAVERTAAQILDEAGAVGVTRAVQIGCDIGSARWTADAIQADRRLVGGVALHPNEAPIHAAGEHPSGLDYREALAEISRLARLPRMRVIGETGLDYHHTGPEGRDAQIRSFRDHIALAKELGLVLQIHDRDAHADVLDVLDRDGAPERTVFHCFSGDAAMARVCVSRGYYVSFAGNVTFKNAAGLRAALAVTPLENVLVETDAPFLTPHPQRGRVNSPSQVAATMRTISEVLGVDLADACAAINDTSEALYGPW encoded by the coding sequence GTGAGCACGGTCGCGTGGGCCACGCCGCCCGAGGCGCTTCCCTCGCCGGTCGTGGACAACCATTGCCACCTCGATTTCCCGTACCGCGGCGCGGTTGAACGCACCGCCGCACAGATCCTCGACGAGGCGGGGGCCGTGGGTGTCACGCGCGCCGTCCAGATCGGTTGCGACATCGGCTCCGCGAGGTGGACGGCCGATGCCATTCAGGCCGACAGACGGCTTGTCGGAGGCGTCGCGCTGCATCCCAATGAGGCGCCGATACACGCAGCGGGGGAGCATCCCAGTGGACTCGATTACCGCGAAGCACTCGCGGAGATCTCGCGGCTGGCACGCTTGCCGCGCATGCGGGTGATTGGCGAGACGGGGCTCGACTACCACCACACGGGGCCCGAGGGTCGCGACGCGCAGATTCGGTCCTTTCGGGACCACATTGCCTTGGCCAAGGAGCTCGGCCTGGTGCTCCAAATCCACGATCGGGACGCCCACGCGGACGTTCTTGACGTCTTGGACCGCGACGGCGCCCCCGAGCGGACGGTCTTTCATTGCTTTTCCGGAGATGCGGCGATGGCTCGGGTGTGTGTCTCCCGCGGCTACTACGTGAGTTTCGCGGGCAATGTCACGTTCAAGAACGCGGCGGGGTTGCGCGCGGCACTCGCCGTCACGCCGCTCGAGAACGTGCTCGTAGAGACGGACGCCCCCTTTCTCACGCCTCACCCGCAGCGAGGCCGGGTCAATTCGCCGTCCCAAGTGGCGGCGACGATGCGCACCATTTCTGAGGTGCTTGGGGTCGACCTCGCCGATGCTTGTGCGGCGATCAATGACACCTCAGAGGCCTTGTACGGCCCTTGGTAA